The following coding sequences are from one Dermacentor andersoni chromosome 5, qqDerAnde1_hic_scaffold, whole genome shotgun sequence window:
- the LOC129384808 gene encoding uncharacterized protein, which produces MEGRASPGSQLDPCRDLYEYVCHNWSSPHGARTFAEDVARSWERLVQQAALASRPNRPATAVLGPEYAVEAVRHYHNSCVSLFAREEKASFARAMFSYQWHTSPRAAVGTGVSVMVRDGQNRRGHAL; this is translated from the coding sequence ATGGAAGGCCGCGCATCGCCGGGCAGCCAGCTGGACCCGTGCCGGGACCTGTACGAGTACGTGTGCCACAACTGGAGCTCGCCGCACGGTGCGCGCACCTTCGCCGAGGACGTGGCCCGCTCCTGGGAGCGGCTCGTGCAGCAGGCGGCGCTCGCATCTCGTCCCAACCGGCCCGCCACTGCCGTTCTGGGGCCCGAGTACGCGGTCGAAGCCGTCCGGCACTACCACAACAGCTGCGTCAGTCTGTTCGCCAGAGAGGAGAAGGCGAGTTTCGCGCGCGCTATGTTTTCGTATCAGTGGCACACCTCTCCGAGGGCCGCTGTGGGTACTGGTGTCTCCGTGATGGTGCGGGACGGCCAGAATCGCAGAGGGCACGCGCTTTGA